The genomic window ATTCATTATTGGTGAGATATACAAAAActcaaagaaatcacaagagatccaaactattattttatacaaataataaaatatttatcaatatgaACAAGAACATTGGGATTCACTATTATCAATGGGTTCATGGAAATTTTAACTGCTATGGGGATATCATTCTTCCCTTGCAGAGAGGTGTCATGGGCTTCTGGAAGTTCTCCCCATTCCTGGCTATTGGCATCTTGGTCCTGTACCAAGTGGGTACCCTCCAGGCAGCACCATTCAGGTAAGATCACCCTGCCAGGAGTGCACTCCCCTCCCACTGTTCCTAGCATCAAACAGCTCTGTTCTCTGGTGTGCTAAAAGGTTAACAACCAGCTCTCagtgggcggtggggggggggaggtatgCATGCAACCTACATAAGagtttattataaacattttatactaTAGAGATTATacacaacttaaaaacaaatggtATATACTACACTTTACTGTGATTTTCATATGGTTTATTGAGCTTAATGGAATAGTCATTgctgtttaccaaacatttgtaTCTGTACCAAACCTATTTATCTAATTAAAGCCAATTTGAGAAATGATTGCATACTAATCTAATTTTCCACTGATTTTGTTCTTATTAGATCTAATACGTGACCTCTCAATCTAACTTCTCACCCTTACACAAATGTTTTCAGATTCAAACTAATGTAAGTTTTATCAGTTAATCCTTAAAAATACCTAATTTAACACTAAGCTTATAATATTCCTGAAAAATCTAACCATCACCTTCATGACCCTATATATTCTAGTTCCAGCAGTCCACGTCAAGGTCACCCTAGTGCCTGACTATTGGTGAATCCATGTTTTTGGAAGGACATTGGGCTCACGCCCGGTGCACTAGGATTTGGGGTGGCCACATCCTCAGGGAAAACACAGACAACAGGAAGCCTGGCTACTGATCCAGGGGAAGTGGTAGACAGGGGCCCAGAGCCTCTATTTGCCTTCTTCCCCTCTGTAGGTCTGCCATGGAAAACCCACTGGAACCTGCTACACTCACAGAGGATGAAATATGCCTCCTACTGACTGCAATGCTGAACGACTATGTGCGGCTGAAGGTCCGTGAGctgcagcaggagcaggagacTGAGGGCTCCAGGTgaggctccccacccagctcgGCTCAGGGCATCCCCTCCCTCCTGTCATGCCCAGGAAGGCATATCCCAAGAGGTAAGAGAGAACACAGCTGGACAGGAGGCCAGCAAACTGCCATTGGTCACCTCAGCCTGGGACCCAGCTATTCTCAGGCCCCACTGACAATAGAGGTCACACAGAGACTGGTTAGAGCACATGGAAAAAAAGATCCCTTTCTGAAAGCAGTTGGGGAAGGTATGAAATCCCCCACTCTGGAAATTGGGCTGGTAGTACTGAGGGGACTTCCTAGCATTGAGGTCTTAGGACTGGTTAGTGTGAAGCTGGCAGACGGACTGCATATATCTCAGGAGATTTAGAAATTAGGTTTCGTGTACACCTGTACCTGGCCTTCATTctcacctcttcctcttctgggtaaGTAATCTGTCCCCTAAGCCTTGCTTGATTTTCAGTTCATTATACCGGAAAGATATGCTGTTACAGTCTGCGTTCCATGGCCACTCACCCAGAGCCACTTTGGGCTTTCTGACACCCCTGGGAATGTCCATGGGAATGATCACAGCATTTTCCCCAGAAGCTTATGTATTTCTGCAGTGATCACTGTGACTAGGGAAAGACATACCGTTAACAGGTACCTCTCAGAGCAATACTGTTACCATGAATATCCCATGGGGCACATAGGATCTCTCTCTGACAGCCTCTCACTGACGGGCCCCTTTTCCTCCATCCTGCAAATCAGCATCACTGCCCAGAAGAGCCCCAGCAACAAGGCCCCCTGTGTGACCAATCCTCTGGAAGGCTTGCTGGCCAGAGCTGAGCGCATGGTGAAAAGCACCTTCAAGCCCACCAATGTGGGTCCCGAAGCCCTTGGTGGTCGTCACGAGGAACTCGGGGACTGAGCAGTGAAAGGACTCCAGGAACAAGGTGACTGCCCTTCTAGTGTCAGATGGGAGGATGGAACACCGGGTATTGCAGGGGTGCAGTCCACACTTTAACCCTCCAAGAGCCCACATAATAGAAAAAATCCACAGGGGAATGTGCCCACTCCAATGTCTGCAGAGAGAACAGGGAGTCCCAGTAGCTGAAATGCCTAGAATGTAGGTTCATTCCCCTGCATTTGACCAGTATCTCCCTGTGACACTGAAATCATCTGCCAGAAAAGATAGATCTGTTTATAATTGtgattaatctattttttttagtttgaaagGTAATGACATGATTTGGGTCTAAACACTCTAATGTCATGTACATCTGAATTCAGAGCCAACtcttgggatcatgaactgagtttGCCTTCTATTAGCTGTATGACCCCGGGCAGACACGTTTTCTGGGCCAATGTCACCATCTATGAAACAAGGGCAACAATAGTATCTATTGCTAGTATTAATATAAGACTGAATGAGATAATAGATACCAATATTTTCACAATTAATAAATTACTAAATTCtggctgttcttttctttttctaggtcatCATGAAGCGAACTCtacttcttttaatttataatgaataCAACTCATAGGATAAGGAGCATGGAAGACACCTACATATGCATGCTTAATATTAAAAACACTCTTGTCTGAGATAAACTAAAGCTAAATAAAGATAGAATAAAATCATTGCAGTTACCAAGTGTGCATCTTTTTGTATTTAACTGTTCAATCAATGTAACAGCATGTCTCCCTGGCTTCTCTGGTAGCAAACATGGGTCCAGTCAGCCAACCTACTGATGTTGGCAGTCCTGCGAGACCTCAGGGGGACGGGGAGGAGCTGCCCGGTGGGTGTCTGGGGGCACATAATAAATACTGTGCCTGCACAGAACTCTTTGTTTGAAGAAATGTTGTCACTGctgaacttcatcaagataagaaagGGTTTTCGGCACACTTAAGCGGAGTCCCTGCTGCTGTTTATGGTGTTTCTCCCTGGAAAGCCGAAAGACCTGTGAACGCTTTGTGAGCAGGCTGACCCATGAAGCAAATGCAACAGGCTTGGGACGGGATGGGTCCTCACTATCCCTTACCGGAATTAGAACTCTATACATCTCAGAGACAATTCCCCTTTATTTTCAGAGTTCCCTGGTCCCAGCACCAGAGGTTATCTGTGCACTCCCCTTGACTCAGGTTTGCCCTCACCCAGCCCTGCCTTTCCTCCCCATAAGGACCTCTCCTACTCCCCATAGTCCCCAAAGCCCTTTAGAAAAATGGCTCAGAGTCTGAGATGCTGTCATAGACTGGCAGGCCTGACAGTCATTAGGTGCCAGCCAGTCCGACTATTCTTATTCTCTGGGGTGCTGAGAAGAAAAGTATGTTGCCCAAAAGCCTGCAATATGTTTAACAGACACATTCATACCTTTAACAAGTACTCATTGAGTGGCTGCTATTTGCTGGACACTATCCCAGGCCCCAGGAATACGGCGATGAACAGAAGGGACAAAACCCCTGCATTCTAACTGGGGGAGATTGGGGTGATATATGCCGTGGCATCAGAGATGCTCAGTATTGGAAGGAGTCTGGGATGTCCAAGTTTAACCCCTTATCTGATGCAGGAATTTCCCAGCGTCATCGTCCCTGGCATCTGCAGGGACTATCAGTGACATGCTGCTCACTAGCTCCAAGGGTGACTGTGCAGCCAGTTTCACTGGTGGATGGTCACGTAGGTGAGGTCATTTAGTTGGAAAAGTCACCCCCTTCTATCCACCAACTCTAGTTATTTTCTCGGGAGCCCCTAGAATTACGACCCTCATGCCCATTCAGTCTATACTCCACACTGTCACCCACTGTTGCTGGAAATCACCCAGATGGCTCCTCTATGCACAAAGTACTCCATTGACTCCCCATTCCATGGGGTAAACACCTGGGGCATTGCAGTGGCTCCCAAGGTCCTCACtgatcttccctcccctccccttcccgccAACCCATCACCTGCCTGGCCTCATCTTGTACTTCCCTCTCacacactggccttcttgctaTGCTTCAACCTGCATCCCCGGGCACCAACCCCCTCAGGTGTTTGCACTTGCTGAACCTGTTGCAAAATGCCATCCACGCCATGACCCCATCTCCTACAGACCTTTACTCAAATGTCATCTATCCTGGCCATCCTCTCTGAAATTGTACCTCACCTTACCAACATACCCTAACCGTCTTCTCTGCCttagttttttctctttatcacttgcTACCTTCtattacagtatattatatattttttatttagttagtgTGATGTTTGTAACCCATTCCATAAACAGTGTAAGTTCCACATGAACAGGAATATGGCTATTTTGTTAATTGCTCAATTCTCAATACACAGAGCAGTATGCCTGGCACAAGGTAGCacttaaatatgaatatattgaatgaatgagagaatgaatggaGCTATGTCTCCTCTCCACTTTGTTTGCGGGCAACTCTCAAGTCCCCACTTGGCTTGATTTTCTTCAGGACAAACTGTGCAAGGGCCATAATTTTCAGCAATTCAGACACATGGACCATGAACCCTTCAAACGCCTGGATGCTTCTGCAATGGCCACCAgccactctgcctcctgcctcaagACCTCCACAGGGCCTCTTTCTTTGGTTTGAGCATGCTTCTCTTCCTACAATTCTCCTTCTCCAGATTCATCTGACCAGCTTTTCTTCCTCCCATGCTGTAAACAAGGCAGACAGGCAGGGTGCTCTCTAGGAGTGATAACTAAGACTAGGTAAGTAAGTtcaaatcagaagggggaagagCTGAGAAACCATTTTAGTCTGGGATCCAAGCCAACTTCACCAATACTTAAGCTAATACTGCATTGAATTCTCACCAGAACTCTGGATGCTTCTCCATTGACTCAGGGCTCACAGAGTGAGAGTGTGACTAACAAACCTTCAAACCATGACATATGGTGCTCTGGTTCAGAACTCTAAGAAGTCTAAGAAGCTATGTAAGGAGTAGGTAAGGAATCAAAGCACAACATGGACAGACAGAAGACTTCTGCTGGGCTGCAGCATCAGTCCTTAGGGCTCAAAACCACATGGGCCATTGTAGCAGAAGAATGTCCTTTGGCATCATTAAGACTCATGGCAAACACTCAGAGCCTAAGAATATATGCTGTGGCTGATTGAATTACTGCTCCCAGGTCTTCACAGTGCCATGGTCATATTATATATGCTGAGTCTTGCCACGGCTGCATGGTTGGTGAAATGGACATCCCTGCCCCTTGACAGTGGGCTTAGCCAAGTAGGCTTGGTTAGGCTGATGCAATGTTGGTAGATGTGGTAAAGCTGAGGCTTGaaatgtatttgtgtgtttgAGTTTTGTGCTCTCGTGATACTGCCAGTGCCTTGAAAAGTACATGCTTGGGTGTCCTTTGCCGTCTTAGCCTGGACTCCAAAACGAGGCCCTTGGACCTGAACCTGACCCACAGTCTACATCCACATGTAGCCAACACCAGATGAGATCATCCTCATTCCTACTACACGCCCGTgaccaagaaaaataagtatttgctTTTGTAAGCCACGAAGATTTCGAGgttgtatatatgtaatatatctgtGGCAAAAGCTAACTGGTAGATATGATTTGAAGTGTTACAAAGTGAATGTGTCCCCCCATgatccatatgttgaagctctaacccccaatgtgactgtgtttggagattgGGCCTTTAGGAAGCAGCTAAGATTACGTGAGGTCCTAGGATAGGGTTCTGATCTGATAgcactggtgtccttataaaaacagagagataccagagatctctctctttccctctccacgcacacacagagaaggGGCCTGGTGGGGACACAGCAAGTAGTCGGTATTTGTAAGACAGAAAGTGAGACTTCACTACACAGCAATGCTGATGGGACTTTGATCTCGCAAGTCCAGCATCCAGACCTGAGAGAAATATGTGTCTGTTGTTAAGCCATCCAGCCTGTGCTATTCTGTAATGACTGCCAGAGCAGACCAATACAGGGGTCATTACTTGGTGGAATTATTTTTGGTACCACAGCCAGCTTGTTTTTCCTCTTACTGAGATTTTGGGTTTTATGTCAATTGGCTCAATGTCCAAATTagccattttgtttctttttatgagtTCATTTGCATTTTGTCTCCCTAAAATCGACTTAAAgaatgttcattttgttttggttccAATCTCCTGCTGCTGAAACTGATCATCTGTACCATAGATACTGAAGTGGTTTACGCATATAATGGATATATACAACACACTACAGAGCAGTGGCTATTGATATATGTACCAACGTGGATCAATCTCACATATTATATTGAGTACAaaataaagaaagtttcaaaGGATACATACGAGATGACCCTATTTGTATtgaatttaaaacatgaataacATTACTATACAAAACCTATGGATATATAGGTTCATAGAGAGAATAAACATCACATTCTAAAATAAGTAACTTTACAGGGTAGGAACTGAATGTCAATAAGAGGGGTATTCAATCAGCACCCATGAAGGTATTGTTTTATTGTGTAAGCTGGGTACTTGGTATATATGAATGGTCATGATATATGTGTTCAGTAGGAAAAAATTTCATAAGTATGAGTCCTATATTAAGGCAACtgtcatcaattttttaaatgtataaatttaaaatgcccAAGGCATATCTGTTGTGTTCaatggaaaacatgaaaaagaccCCCAAAATATAAAGTGAATACACAATTGAGAAAAGATGGCAGTAATAAATGCTCATATAGCTTTAGAATAATGGTAAGTCACCAATTAAGAACCAAGACCATCAGgttgtatctttttaaagaatacaacCATGTTTTTTCGACAAGAGAAACATTTAGAACAAAAGGACTCAGaattgataaaaaataattggGTAGTAAAAGTTATGTgacaaatatgaagaaaacaagttGAAATAAGTTCATAATCTAGGATCAAAATAGAAttcaaggcaaaaaaataaaaatttattggaaATGGAAAGGAGTCGTGTGATGGGAAAAGGAACAAATGGCAAGAAGATACATTGATAATACCCACACATGCACCCAACAACATGGCCTCAAATTATGTCATCCAAAAACCGACAAAACTGGCAGGTGAAATATGCGAATCAAGAATTTTTGTTATGGAATTAATATACCACGCTCAATAAGCCATTAGCTTTTGGAATCACCTCCAAATGCATGGTCCAAAGTTGGCTGTGCAAATACCCCCTGACAATATGATAGGTTTGAGAACATAGTGTTTACAACCCCAAAGGTGTGATAGAGTTTATTAATAATAAGATTATGTgtacttttcccaacaccatttatcaaATAAACCAGCAGGTCTCATGTTGATTTGTAACACTATCCTTATATGCTAACTCCTTCTggccattcttttctcctccactGACAATTGCCTATGTACTAGTAATATGGTTTCATTACTAGTAGGACAAAAGTACTTcagcttctctttttcaaaatgctcttggcaatttttacacatttattcTTCCAGAAGAAAGTTAGAAtaattgtcaattttttaaaaatcctggttGGATTTTGGTCGACATTGGGTTTTCCAGGTGGACAACTGTATCAtctgataataatagtaaatctttgttcctatttttgttgtttttgtatcACGTAGAACTTCCTGACAATGTTGAGACGAAAATGATTACAGTTATCCCTGATGATGAAGGCTACTGGTTTCAAATGGAGCTTCATTATCATCTTAAGAAAGTATCTGTCTTCTTATTGTGTACCAAGAGAGTTttctaaaaatcataaatgaatattaaattttatcaaaatatctTTTGGTACTAACAATAATCTTAGGGCTTTTCTCCTCTGACTTACTATTATGATAATACATTTCCAGGCATAGAAACTCATAAtaacaattaatatttttttaaagaatttatttatttatttgacagagagagagagagcacaagaagggggaatggcaggcagagggaaagagcgaagcgactccctgctgaggagagaGTCTGATACGGgtctcaatcccgggaccctgggatcatgacctgagccgaaggcagacacttaactgactgagccacccaggtgtcccaacaattAATATTGTTGAGTGCTTACTACATGCTAGGTTCTAGGAAATgcttcacataattaactcttaaTCTTTACAATAACTGCATAAATAGATAGCATCAtagtttcattttatagatgaagaaactgagatacagagacaTTAAACAGGTTAACCAAAGGCATTCGGCTATCGGATCCATATCAAGATGTAAAACTATTCCTAGgtatctggctccagagtctggtTTCTTACATCACTATACTGCTTCTTGATCAACTCTACTTGGTCAGtagatatgtattaaaatatatttctaaattcagTGTGCTCGTGATTTATTAAGGATTTTGTACTGCCATTGTGAAGTTTAACATTGGGGCTATGCTAATGTCATCAAatgagtcagcaaactttttaatttttaataaatttcaggTCAatgtaaaaaacaatgaaaactgtCTGAGATTTAAGTTTTCTATAAAGGTGGGAGGGAGATGCTGCACTCTTGCACCTGGAAGGCAGAAGCCTTCCACACTGGGTGGGGGCCTCACTCAAGGACAGGTAGCAGcagggaaaccagactgaaatggGGAGCTTGAAAACCGGGGGCGGCTAGtggttttagaaacacaaagggcagagaggtgcccagccctgggagcgaggactgggagagcgTCTGTGGAGCGCACAAACCAGAACACTGAGGGTTTTTAGCAGCATGACAGAAACGgagtcagtgtggcctggagagctcagtaaAGAGCAGACCTAGATcactctgttctgagacagaggtttggatatagtcactgctgctctgactctcagaagagacacagaaagccgccagggaaagccaccagagaacaaaagaccCCGAAAACCAGTTCTCACCGCTCCCACTCCGCCCctcagggggcagggcaactctgcccaaacagggttgcctgagtatcagtgcggcaggcccctcccctagaaggcaggctgagagaaaaagaagcccacatccctaaggtccctataaaacaggtgcatcttgcttgggtcctggtcaataatttggactctgtacattcccgcaaccacacctcatcagaatgacaaacaGGAGGAACCcctaacaaacaaaagaaacagagactgtggcctctgccacaaaactaatggatatagatataaccaagatgtcaaatggatttcagagtaacaattatcaagatgatgtataggcttgagaaaaatattaacgaaaatatagaatctctaagggctgaaatgagaatgaatctggtgGAAATTAGGaattctatgaatgaaatgcagtctaaactggatgctctgactgccagggcaAACGAGGCAGAAGACGAAATAGTGCATTAGAGGATgcaatgatagaaaagaaggaaagagaggtaacatgggggaaaaactccattttcatgaaaaaaaaaaaaaagctgcaggagattactgagtcaatgaaacattccagtgtcagaattatcAGAattcccaagggggtggagaaagagagaggtctagaagagagatttgaacaaactgtagctgagaacttccctgatctggtgaaggaaacaagcagtcatgtccaagaggcagagaggacccccccCAAGATCGATGAGAACAGAACAccacgacatataatagtacaatctgcaaatcttagatccaaggaaataatcttgaaagcggcgagggggaagagattccttatgtacagaaggaggaacatcagaataacgtcagacctgtctacagagacctggcaagccagaaagggctggcaaggcatattcagagcactaactgagaagaacatgcagccaaggatactatatccagcaaggctgtcattcagaatggatagagagacaaggagcttccaagaccagcagaaactgaaagaatatatgaccaccaagccagccctacaagaaatattaagggggggggttctataaaagtagaaagaccccaagagtgatacagaacagaaatatacagagacaatcgatagaaacaaggacttcacaggcaacatgacattaaaatcatatctctcaataatcactctcaatgtgaatggcctaaatgctcccataaagtgacacagtgttgcagattggataaaaagacatgacccatccacatgttgtctacaagagactcactttgaacctaaagatacatccagactgaaagtgaagggatggagaacaatttttcatgccaacggacctcaaaagaaagatggggtagcaatcctcttatcagacagattagattttaagctaaagactgtagttagagatacagaaggacactatattattcttaaagggtgtatccaacaagaggatc from Ursus arctos isolate Adak ecotype North America unplaced genomic scaffold, UrsArc2.0 scaffold_67, whole genome shotgun sequence includes these protein-coding regions:
- the LOC125281280 gene encoding calcitonin receptor-stimulating peptide 2-like yields the protein MGFWKFSPFLAIGILVLYQVGTLQAAPFRSAMENPLEPATLTEDEICLLLTAMLNDYVRLKVRELQQEQETEGSSITAQKSPSNKAPCVTNPLEGLLARAERMVKSTFKPTNVGPEALGGRHEELGD